In Streptomyces sp. NBC_01717, one DNA window encodes the following:
- a CDS encoding AMP-binding protein translates to MLAVDLVRRGAARFAGRTAVHFENRSLTYAEVDEAANRLAHVLAGLGVGRGDRVGLLLGNGLWSISVDFACLKAGAARVPLNGRLSAPEHTRMLQDTGVTLLVYGPELAERALELGAAVPGLALACLGSPGTAGHLDLLAAMREASPADPMLPAAADDVILILYTSGTTGTLKAAQHTQASYAAISANILSNLVSPGRDDVMLHAASLIHASGTFVLPYWVRGGASVVLGGFDPDEYLAAIARYGVTAVNLVPTMLGMLFADGNAERADLARLHTVVYGASPMPRPLIEHALDAWGPKFVQYFGQTEAPLCLTVLDKDDHAEGGELLGAAGHPVVDARLVVTDEDGAPVAPGGIGEVRVKAPFAMAGYYDAPELTAESLTGDGWIRTRDLARFDDRGYLHLVDRSSDMIITGGYNVYPREVEDALASHPAVGQCAVVGAPDATWVEAVTAFVTLRPGGAVSEAALRDHVRARLAGYKVPKTVHFVETIPYSPVGKILRRALRDPLWEGK, encoded by the coding sequence ATGCTTGCCGTAGACCTGGTTCGCCGCGGTGCCGCGCGTTTCGCAGGACGTACCGCCGTGCATTTCGAAAACCGTTCCCTCACCTACGCGGAGGTCGACGAGGCCGCCAACCGCCTGGCCCACGTCCTCGCGGGACTGGGCGTCGGCCGTGGCGACCGGGTCGGGCTGCTCCTCGGCAACGGCCTGTGGTCCATCTCCGTCGACTTCGCCTGCCTGAAGGCCGGGGCTGCCCGCGTCCCCCTCAACGGCCGCCTCTCCGCCCCCGAACACACCCGCATGCTCCAGGACACCGGCGTGACCCTCCTGGTGTACGGGCCGGAACTTGCCGAGCGTGCGCTCGAACTCGGCGCCGCCGTACCGGGGCTGGCGTTGGCATGCCTCGGCAGCCCCGGTACGGCCGGCCACCTCGACCTGCTGGCGGCCATGCGTGAGGCGAGCCCCGCAGACCCGATGCTGCCTGCGGCGGCGGACGACGTGATCCTGATCCTCTACACGTCCGGCACCACCGGAACCCTCAAAGCCGCGCAGCACACGCAGGCCAGCTATGCCGCGATCAGCGCGAACATCCTGTCCAACCTCGTCTCACCCGGCCGCGACGACGTGATGCTGCACGCCGCATCGCTCATCCACGCCAGCGGCACCTTCGTGCTGCCCTACTGGGTACGGGGTGGCGCCTCCGTCGTCCTCGGCGGCTTCGACCCGGACGAGTACCTGGCGGCCATCGCCCGCTACGGGGTGACCGCGGTCAACCTCGTCCCCACCATGCTCGGCATGCTCTTCGCCGACGGGAACGCCGAGCGTGCCGACCTCGCCCGCCTGCATACCGTCGTCTACGGGGCCAGTCCGATGCCGCGCCCGCTCATCGAGCACGCACTGGACGCCTGGGGCCCCAAGTTCGTCCAGTACTTCGGACAGACCGAGGCGCCGCTGTGTCTGACCGTGCTCGACAAGGACGACCATGCCGAGGGCGGTGAACTGCTCGGCGCCGCCGGACACCCGGTGGTCGACGCGCGACTCGTCGTCACCGACGAGGACGGCGCCCCGGTCGCACCGGGCGGGATCGGAGAGGTCCGGGTCAAGGCACCGTTCGCCATGGCCGGGTACTACGACGCGCCCGAACTGACCGCCGAGAGCCTCACCGGCGACGGCTGGATCCGCACCAGGGATCTCGCGCGCTTCGACGACCGCGGCTACCTTCACCTCGTCGACCGCAGCAGCGACATGATCATCACGGGCGGCTACAACGTCTACCCGCGAGAGGTCGAGGACGCCCTCGCGAGCCACCCCGCGGTCGGGCAGTGCGCTGTTGTCGGCGCCCCCGACGCCACCTGGGTCGAGGCCGTCACCGCCTTCGTCACGCTGCGGCCCGGGGGCGCGGTCTCCGAAGCGGCCCTGCGCGATCACGTGCGCGCGCGGCTGGCCGGCTACAAGGTTCCCAAGACCGTGCACTTCGTCGAGACCATCCCGTACTCGCCGGTCGGAAAGATCCTCCGCCGGGCCCTGCGCGACCCCCTGTGGGAGGGAAAATGA
- a CDS encoding TetR/AcrR family transcriptional regulator encodes MPAPRRTQQQRREETRQRLLDATIDCLVEHGFAGTTTQRVQERAGVSRGALLHHFASKADLLAAATHHVAELRLAHIRAETGGGAASREKGLALLRTAMSGPYFLAGLELWLAARTDADLRAALLPAERDVGAAQRAVMADIFGAETAAREDFGLLCESLLVLHRGLALTGVLREDPTFDDEMLRLWVDRFLTARTY; translated from the coding sequence ATGCCCGCTCCACGCCGCACCCAGCAGCAACGCCGGGAGGAGACCCGTCAACGCCTCCTCGATGCCACGATCGACTGTCTGGTCGAGCACGGCTTCGCGGGCACCACGACCCAGCGGGTACAGGAGCGGGCGGGCGTCTCCCGCGGCGCGCTGTTGCACCACTTCGCCTCGAAGGCCGATCTGCTGGCGGCCGCCACCCACCATGTCGCCGAGTTGCGACTCGCGCACATCCGCGCCGAGACGGGCGGCGGCGCGGCGAGCCGCGAGAAGGGGCTCGCCCTGCTGCGCACGGCGATGTCGGGCCCATACTTCCTCGCGGGCCTGGAACTGTGGCTGGCAGCGCGCACCGACGCCGACCTCAGGGCAGCACTGCTTCCGGCCGAGCGGGACGTGGGCGCGGCCCAGCGTGCGGTGATGGCCGACATCTTCGGTGCGGAGACCGCGGCGCGCGAGGACTTCGGCCTGCTCTGCGAATCACTGCTCGTCCTGCACCGCGGCCTGGCGCTCACCGGCGTGCTGCGCGAGGACCCGACATTCGACGACGAGATGCTGCGCCTGTGGGTGGACAGGTTCCTGACCGCCCGGACGTACTGA
- a CDS encoding maleylpyruvate isomerase family mycothiol-dependent enzyme yields the protein MRLIDERSTAFRAAVASAPSLDVQVPTCPEWTLFDLVQHLGEGRRSWAATIAAGPAATAKSASEGAPAAPREREALLAWSAASTQELLDALREAGPDRGCWTWWGMSQSPQTCGAVARHQLHEVAVHTYDAQVTLGAPQPLPDEVALDGVDEFLSTCCATTSAWPHEPAAVDIHATEGRSWHLSLSVDGARIARLPTPGTMPATAAGEGPAAADAALRGTAGELVLAQYGRIPVDSLKLDGDRRLLDLLWAWNPDE from the coding sequence CTGCGGCTGATCGACGAACGATCGACCGCCTTTCGCGCCGCGGTCGCCTCGGCGCCCAGCCTCGACGTGCAGGTGCCCACCTGCCCCGAGTGGACGCTTTTTGATCTGGTGCAGCACCTGGGCGAGGGGCGCCGCTCCTGGGCCGCCACCATCGCCGCAGGGCCTGCCGCCACGGCCAAGTCGGCATCGGAGGGCGCCCCGGCCGCGCCTCGGGAGCGCGAGGCGCTGCTGGCCTGGTCGGCCGCATCGACGCAGGAACTGCTGGACGCACTGCGGGAAGCCGGCCCGGATCGCGGTTGCTGGACGTGGTGGGGTATGTCGCAGTCGCCGCAGACGTGCGGTGCCGTCGCCCGGCACCAGCTCCACGAGGTCGCGGTGCACACCTACGACGCCCAGGTCACCCTGGGCGCCCCGCAGCCGCTGCCGGACGAGGTGGCACTCGACGGTGTCGACGAGTTCCTGTCCACCTGCTGTGCAACGACGAGCGCCTGGCCGCACGAGCCCGCTGCCGTCGACATCCACGCCACCGAGGGCCGCTCCTGGCACCTCTCGCTCTCCGTCGACGGCGCACGGATCGCCCGACTCCCCACGCCCGGCACGATGCCCGCCACCGCTGCCGGCGAGGGCCCGGCCGCGGCCGACGCCGCTCTCCGGGGCACGGCCGGTGAGCTGGTCCTGGCCCAGTACGGCCGTATTCCGGTGGACTCCCTGAAGCTCGACGGCGACCGACGTCTGCTCGACCTGCTCTGGGCCTGGAACCCGGACGAGTAG
- a CDS encoding LysR family transcriptional regulator, with protein sequence MDVELRQLRCLVAIVDEGSFTDAAVALGVSQAAVSRTLASLERALGVRLLRRTSREVTPTATGLRVVAQARRVLGEVADLVREATSGHTRVRIGYAWSALGRHTLAFQRRWSGAHPETELQLVRVNSGTAGLAEGACDLAVVRRPLDDRRFDSAIVGLERRLCAMAADDPLARRRSVRLSDISGRTLLIDRRTGTTTTELWPPDSRPSTEDTHDVDDWLTVISTGRCVGMTAESTANQYPRPGIVYRPVRDAEPIAVRLAWWRDDPHPATQAAIELLTALYRTG encoded by the coding sequence ATGGATGTGGAGCTGCGGCAGTTGCGCTGTCTCGTCGCGATCGTCGACGAGGGCAGCTTCACCGATGCCGCCGTCGCGCTCGGTGTCTCCCAGGCGGCCGTGTCCCGCACGCTGGCCTCGCTCGAACGCGCTCTTGGGGTACGGCTGTTGCGGCGCACCTCCCGTGAGGTGACTCCGACCGCGACCGGGCTGCGCGTGGTGGCGCAAGCCCGACGCGTGCTGGGCGAGGTGGCGGATCTCGTCCGGGAGGCCACGTCGGGCCACACCCGGGTGCGGATCGGATACGCCTGGTCGGCCCTTGGCCGCCACACGCTCGCCTTTCAGCGACGCTGGAGCGGCGCGCACCCCGAGACCGAGCTGCAGCTCGTCCGCGTCAACTCCGGTACGGCCGGGCTGGCGGAGGGCGCCTGCGACCTCGCCGTGGTGCGCCGGCCGCTGGACGACCGCCGATTCGACTCCGCCATCGTGGGGCTGGAACGGCGTCTGTGCGCCATGGCCGCCGACGACCCCTTGGCCAGGCGCCGCTCGGTCAGGCTCTCGGACATCAGCGGGCGCACGCTGCTCATCGACCGGCGGACCGGCACCACCACCACGGAACTGTGGCCACCGGACTCCCGCCCGTCGACCGAGGACACGCACGATGTCGACGACTGGCTCACCGTCATCTCCACGGGCCGCTGCGTGGGAATGACGGCGGAATCCACCGCCAACCAGTATCCGCGGCCCGGCATCGTCTACCGGCCGGTGCGCGACGCCGAGCCGATCGCGGTGCGGCTCGCCTGGTGGCGGGACGACCCGCATCCAGCCACCCAGGCCGCGATCGAACTGCTCACGGCGCTCTATCGCACAGGCTGA
- a CDS encoding EamA family transporter, which translates to MQAATAGSAAPAHRTASAPPAPGSGGKRLAGVVTMFGSGLSNQTGAAIGSLAFPVLGPVGVVAARQYVAAIVLLTVGRPRLRSFTWRQWWPVLLLALVFGTMNLSLYSAIDRIGLGLAVTLEFLGPLGIALAASRRRADACCAVIAAAGVVTLLRPQPSADYVGMGLGLLAAVCWASYILLNRTVGRRIAGVEGSAAAAGLSALMFLPVGLVVVQHPPSAGAAVCAVAAGILSSAVPYLADLFALRHVPAQTFGLFMSVNPVLAAVVGWIVLGQNLGWIEWAGMATVVWANAISILIRRT; encoded by the coding sequence ATGCAAGCAGCTACCGCAGGCTCAGCAGCACCCGCGCACCGCACTGCCTCGGCGCCCCCTGCCCCGGGGTCCGGCGGCAAGCGCCTGGCCGGTGTGGTCACCATGTTCGGCAGCGGTCTCTCCAACCAGACCGGCGCCGCGATCGGTTCACTTGCCTTCCCCGTCCTCGGACCTGTCGGTGTCGTCGCGGCACGCCAGTACGTCGCCGCGATCGTCCTGCTGACGGTCGGCCGGCCCCGCCTGCGGTCCTTCACCTGGCGTCAGTGGTGGCCGGTGCTGCTGCTGGCGCTGGTGTTCGGAACGATGAACCTGTCGCTGTACAGCGCCATCGACCGCATCGGCCTCGGGCTGGCGGTGACCCTGGAGTTCCTCGGACCGCTCGGCATCGCCCTGGCCGCCTCACGTCGCCGCGCGGACGCGTGCTGTGCGGTGATCGCCGCGGCGGGCGTCGTCACTCTGCTGCGCCCGCAACCGTCCGCCGACTACGTCGGGATGGGTCTGGGGCTGCTGGCCGCCGTCTGCTGGGCGTCCTACATCCTGCTCAACCGCACCGTCGGCCGCCGCATCGCCGGAGTGGAGGGATCGGCGGCCGCGGCAGGCCTCTCCGCCCTGATGTTCCTGCCGGTCGGACTCGTCGTCGTGCAGCATCCGCCGTCCGCGGGGGCCGCCGTCTGCGCTGTCGCCGCCGGCATCCTGTCCTCAGCCGTGCCGTATCTCGCAGACCTGTTCGCCCTGCGGCACGTGCCTGCGCAGACCTTCGGTCTGTTCATGAGCGTCAACCCCGTCCTGGCGGCCGTGGTCGGATGGATCGTTCTGGGGCAGAACCTGGGCTGGATCGAGTGGGCCGGCATGGCAACCGTCGTCTGGGCCAACGCGATCAGCATCCTCATACGTCGCACCTGA
- a CDS encoding DUF5987 family protein, whose product MLSEPPARPTRRRLLVGLTAAVAALRAGELTAEAAPSARSVPESVPVDRAGLQPASLALPDPTTATLEAFADTMVPGEKRYGGDVVIAGAAPGPGAVQAGAVELLNLPELGIGVLLPELALLVNTRALAYAATHGRILLPTQPPFVALRFTDRTALAGELLTPGAPDRQLYVLLALFAAAAFDTAAHLHTAVAIRQRHPGLAWIGFPAPGADGLWRFPDYSYGRRLASEHPLTTRGGHPA is encoded by the coding sequence GTGCTGAGCGAACCACCCGCACGTCCCACTCGGCGCCGGCTGCTCGTCGGGCTGACCGCCGCCGTCGCCGCCCTGCGGGCAGGGGAGCTGACCGCCGAGGCCGCGCCTTCGGCGCGTTCTGTGCCCGAGTCTGTCCCGGTGGATCGGGCCGGGCTGCAGCCCGCTTCCCTCGCGCTGCCCGACCCGACGACCGCCACGCTGGAGGCGTTTGCGGACACCATGGTCCCGGGCGAGAAGCGGTACGGCGGTGACGTGGTGATCGCCGGGGCGGCCCCCGGTCCCGGCGCCGTACAGGCAGGGGCCGTCGAGCTGCTCAACCTTCCCGAACTCGGCATCGGCGTACTGCTGCCCGAGCTGGCACTGCTCGTCAACACCCGGGCCCTCGCCTATGCGGCCACCCACGGCCGGATCCTGCTGCCCACTCAACCTCCCTTCGTCGCCCTGCGGTTCACCGACCGCACCGCGCTCGCGGGAGAGCTGCTCACGCCCGGCGCCCCGGACCGGCAGCTGTACGTGCTGCTCGCGCTCTTCGCCGCCGCGGCCTTCGACACCGCAGCCCACCTGCACACCGCCGTGGCCATCCGGCAACGCCACCCTGGCCTGGCCTGGATCGGCTTCCCGGCGCCCGGCGCCGACGGACTGTGGCGCTTCCCCGACTACTCGTACGGCCGAAGGCTCGCCTCCGAGCACCCGCTCACCACCCGCGGAGGGCACCCCGCATGA
- a CDS encoding GMC family oxidoreductase → MSVTERTDVLVIGSGFGGAIPAYHLAAGGAEVVILERGPHLTAPDFTHDLRLGSYTRIVDLVQGDGITVVAGNCVGGSSVVYFAASLRAPSFVFDRRGSLGHRLWPSTLTRAALDPWYDRVEEALPVAQQSWDQVPYPGGLFAAACARAGRTCNPAPVAVDLARCTNCNWMLNGCHFDAKRSMLLNYLPAATAHGAEIRPLHEAQTIAPATTPGYRYRVSYTQLDAGDYRLPVGVGAIEAKTVVLAAGALATPVLLQRSAPLLGGVPQAVGRYFSGNGDRVSIADVDEGKVRDLLGLERAPGIPYQGFPIGKPIGSMSYDRLDPATAEFTRFSLQQIYFPGITDLLAQATDTPATSWFGVRKKEMRARWPSWLSVLAMTEDDNEGVFGPPPPTGSSTRVATSLCLSTLSYRPTANTLRGWAAADAEARAVLERDGLARVRPWSENAAGSVSAHPLASCRMGDDPATSALDERGELRGHPGLFVTDGSAVPTSLCVNPSLTIAALAERACPGIVESTAEAGVRARYGAPAPR, encoded by the coding sequence ATGAGCGTCACCGAACGCACCGACGTGCTGGTCATCGGCAGCGGCTTCGGGGGCGCCATCCCCGCCTACCATCTGGCCGCGGGTGGCGCCGAGGTGGTGATCCTGGAACGCGGACCGCACCTCACCGCCCCCGACTTCACCCACGACCTGCGTCTGGGCAGCTATACCCGGATCGTCGACCTCGTACAGGGCGACGGCATCACCGTCGTCGCCGGGAACTGCGTCGGCGGGTCCAGCGTGGTCTACTTCGCCGCTTCGCTGCGCGCTCCAAGCTTCGTCTTCGACCGCCGCGGCAGTCTGGGCCACCGCCTGTGGCCCTCGACCCTGACGCGCGCGGCCCTCGACCCGTGGTACGACCGGGTCGAGGAGGCTCTGCCCGTCGCCCAGCAGAGCTGGGACCAAGTCCCCTACCCCGGAGGGCTGTTCGCTGCGGCGTGCGCCCGTGCGGGCCGCACCTGCAACCCTGCACCCGTCGCCGTCGACCTGGCCCGCTGCACCAACTGCAACTGGATGCTGAACGGCTGCCACTTCGACGCCAAGCGCTCCATGCTGCTGAACTACCTCCCCGCCGCGACCGCGCACGGCGCCGAGATCCGCCCCCTCCACGAGGCACAGACGATCGCGCCTGCCACCACACCCGGTTACCGCTACCGCGTCTCGTACACGCAGCTCGACGCCGGCGACTACCGGCTGCCGGTCGGCGTGGGGGCGATCGAGGCCAAGACCGTGGTGCTGGCCGCGGGCGCTCTGGCCACCCCCGTGCTGCTGCAGCGCTCGGCTCCCCTGCTCGGCGGTGTCCCGCAAGCCGTCGGGCGCTACTTCTCGGGCAACGGCGACCGCGTGTCCATCGCCGACGTCGACGAAGGCAAGGTGCGCGACCTGCTCGGTCTCGAGCGCGCCCCGGGCATCCCGTACCAGGGCTTCCCCATCGGGAAGCCCATCGGCTCCATGTCGTACGACCGGCTCGACCCGGCGACGGCGGAGTTCACCCGTTTCTCCCTTCAGCAGATCTACTTCCCCGGCATCACCGACCTGCTGGCCCAGGCCACCGACACCCCGGCGACGAGCTGGTTCGGCGTCCGCAAGAAGGAGATGCGGGCACGCTGGCCGTCGTGGCTCTCCGTGCTCGCCATGACCGAGGACGACAACGAGGGCGTCTTCGGCCCGCCGCCGCCCACCGGAAGCTCGACGCGCGTGGCCACGTCGCTCTGCCTGTCCACGCTCTCGTACCGGCCGACGGCGAACACCCTGCGCGGCTGGGCCGCCGCGGATGCCGAGGCCCGCGCAGTGCTGGAGCGCGACGGTCTTGCGCGGGTGCGGCCCTGGAGCGAGAACGCCGCCGGGTCCGTGAGCGCACACCCTCTCGCCTCCTGCCGGATGGGTGACGACCCCGCCACCTCGGCGCTCGACGAACGCGGCGAACTACGAGGCCATCCCGGCCTGTTCGTCACCGACGGTTCGGCAGTACCGACCTCGCTCTGCGTCAACCCCTCGCTGACGATCGCGGCGCTGGCCGAACGGGCCTGTCCCGGCATCGTGGAGAGCACCGCCGAGGCAGGCGTGCGCGCACGGTACGGGGCCCCCGCGCCCCGGTGA